Proteins encoded within one genomic window of Granulicella pectinivorans:
- a CDS encoding GWxTD domain-containing protein, producing the protein MRISVRPQFYSFLLLPFLSFAAVSALGQDATTTPPPANGVAKGPVVVEHPDPLKTRISDKKRFEQQKSLKAELKGGYKKWVDEDVRWIISDEELAAFKQLSNDEERDQFIEQFWLRRNPNPDSPENEYREQHYQRIAYADEHFAAGKPGWRTDRGHIYIAYGKPDNIDSHPSGGQYERPMDEGGGSTSTFPFEIWHYRYIEGIGDNIDIEFVDSCMCGDYHATIDRSEKDALKNVPGAGATMSEQMGQSTKADRFSSGGLEQLGKGPGTEGNQSKQFDRLDRYAKLMAPPPIKFKDLEAFMATGKILTGPPFLFDVRTDYVRVTNETVLVPLTLQIRNKDITFSNKDGVAMGTVNILGRVSNLNHKVVQTFEESVGVQVPSELLARKQNDMSVYWKALPLRPGLYKIDIVIKDVNNPDHIGTWRRSVNVPKYDDDHLAASSLILADQMERVPSRDIGAGNFVIGDTKIRPRVPNAIAAPVTFHRGQSLNFWMQVYNLGIDEKSKQNGATVNYEITDMATNKAIVVSQELTNKLSPNADQLTIEKSMPLASLQPGKYQVSIKVNDGVSKQQIAESAPFIVD; encoded by the coding sequence ATGAGAATTTCAGTACGTCCCCAGTTTTATTCGTTCCTGCTCCTCCCGTTTTTGAGCTTTGCTGCGGTGTCTGCGCTTGGCCAGGACGCTACGACGACGCCGCCTCCCGCGAATGGCGTCGCGAAGGGTCCGGTGGTGGTAGAGCACCCCGACCCGCTGAAGACCCGCATCTCGGATAAGAAGCGGTTCGAGCAGCAGAAGAGCCTGAAGGCTGAGTTGAAGGGCGGTTACAAGAAGTGGGTTGACGAAGACGTCCGCTGGATTATCTCGGACGAGGAGCTGGCGGCATTCAAGCAGCTCTCGAACGATGAGGAGCGTGACCAGTTCATCGAGCAGTTCTGGCTGCGGAGAAACCCGAACCCGGATTCGCCTGAGAACGAGTATCGCGAGCAGCATTATCAGCGCATCGCGTACGCCGACGAGCACTTTGCCGCAGGTAAGCCGGGCTGGCGCACGGATCGCGGACATATCTATATCGCATACGGCAAGCCGGATAACATCGATTCGCACCCGAGCGGCGGACAATATGAGCGTCCGATGGATGAGGGCGGCGGATCGACGTCGACGTTCCCGTTCGAGATCTGGCACTACCGCTATATCGAGGGTATCGGCGACAACATTGACATTGAGTTTGTGGACTCCTGCATGTGCGGCGACTACCACGCGACGATCGACCGGTCGGAGAAGGATGCTCTGAAGAACGTTCCGGGCGCGGGCGCAACGATGTCCGAGCAGATGGGGCAGTCGACCAAGGCGGATCGTTTCTCGAGCGGTGGCCTGGAGCAATTGGGCAAGGGACCGGGCACGGAAGGAAACCAGAGCAAGCAGTTCGACCGGTTGGACCGGTACGCGAAGCTGATGGCTCCCCCGCCGATCAAGTTCAAGGATCTCGAGGCGTTCATGGCGACCGGAAAGATTCTGACCGGGCCTCCGTTCCTGTTCGATGTGCGCACGGACTACGTCCGCGTGACGAACGAGACGGTACTGGTGCCGCTGACGCTGCAGATTCGCAACAAGGACATTACCTTCAGCAACAAGGACGGCGTGGCGATGGGCACCGTCAACATCCTTGGCCGCGTGTCGAACCTGAACCACAAGGTGGTGCAGACGTTTGAAGAGTCGGTAGGCGTGCAGGTGCCGAGCGAGCTGTTGGCTCGCAAGCAGAACGACATGTCGGTGTACTGGAAGGCACTGCCGCTGCGCCCGGGGCTGTACAAGATCGACATCGTGATCAAGGATGTGAACAATCCGGACCACATTGGTACGTGGCGCCGGAGTGTGAACGTTCCGAAGTACGATGACGATCATCTAGCCGCTTCGTCGCTGATCCTGGCCGATCAGATGGAACGGGTTCCTTCGCGGGATATCGGTGCGGGTAACTTCGTCATCGGAGATACGAAGATCCGGCCGCGGGTTCCGAATGCGATTGCGGCTCCGGTGACGTTCCATCGCGGACAGAGTCTGAACTTCTGGATGCAGGTGTATAACCTGGGCATCGATGAGAAGAGCAAGCAGAACGGTGCGACGGTCAACTACGAGATCACGGATATGGCGACCAACAAGGCCATCGTCGTGAGCCAGGAGTTGACGAACAAGCTGAGTCCGAACGCGGATCAGTTGACGATCGAGAAGAGCATGCCTCTGGCGAGCCTGCAACCGGGCAAGTACCAGGTGAGCATCAAGGTCAATGATGGAGTGTCGAAGCAGCAGATTGCAGAATCGGCTCCATTTATTGTCGATTAG
- the accC gene encoding acetyl-CoA carboxylase biotin carboxylase subunit has protein sequence MFRKVLIANRGEIALRVISACKEMGIRTVAVYSEADRNSLHVRFADEAICIGPNRSADSYLNVPAVISAAEITDVDAIHPGYGLLSENANFAEVCRASNIKFIGPPPEVTRMMGEKSTARQTMKKAKVPILPGSDGVIADVDEALEWAKSVGYPVILKAVAGGGGRGMRIVRSAAELPSMYNQASTEAANAFGNGDMYMEKFIERPRHIEFQVLADEHGNVMSLGERECSIQRRHQKLIEEAPSLQVSPKLRAELGKTIERSLKDIGYWNAGTIEFLMDEDGKIYFIEMNTRIQVEHCVTEMVTGVDLVKAQLRIAQGEKLSDIVPKVPEIRGHAIECRINAEHPEKFTPSAGKITAYNVPGGNGVRVDTAQYAEGVVPPYYDSLIAKLICHGKDREEAMNKMQRALSQFVVQGIHTTIPLHQKIFADPEFRSGAFDTKFMERFFERQKQG, from the coding sequence ATGTTTCGTAAGGTTTTGATTGCAAATCGCGGAGAGATTGCACTGCGGGTGATTAGCGCGTGCAAGGAGATGGGGATTCGGACGGTCGCTGTGTACAGCGAGGCGGACCGCAACTCGCTGCATGTGCGGTTTGCGGATGAGGCGATCTGCATTGGCCCGAATCGTTCGGCGGACAGCTATCTGAACGTGCCGGCGGTGATCTCGGCGGCGGAGATCACGGATGTGGACGCGATCCATCCGGGGTATGGGCTGCTGAGCGAGAACGCTAACTTTGCCGAGGTGTGCCGGGCGAGCAATATCAAGTTCATCGGGCCTCCGCCTGAAGTCACGCGCATGATGGGCGAAAAGTCCACGGCGCGGCAGACGATGAAGAAGGCCAAAGTGCCGATTCTGCCGGGCTCCGATGGCGTGATTGCCGATGTCGATGAGGCGCTGGAGTGGGCGAAGTCGGTTGGTTATCCGGTGATCCTGAAGGCTGTGGCCGGTGGCGGCGGGCGTGGCATGAGAATTGTGCGCTCAGCGGCCGAGCTGCCCTCGATGTACAACCAGGCCTCGACCGAAGCGGCGAATGCGTTTGGCAACGGCGACATGTACATGGAGAAGTTCATCGAGCGGCCGAGGCACATCGAGTTCCAGGTGCTGGCGGACGAGCATGGCAATGTGATGAGCCTGGGAGAGCGGGAATGCTCGATCCAGAGGCGGCATCAGAAGCTGATTGAGGAAGCTCCTTCGCTGCAGGTCTCGCCGAAGCTGAGGGCGGAGCTGGGGAAGACGATCGAGCGTTCGCTGAAGGACATTGGATATTGGAACGCCGGGACGATCGAGTTTCTGATGGATGAGGATGGGAAGATCTACTTCATCGAGATGAATACGCGTATCCAGGTGGAGCATTGTGTGACCGAAATGGTTACCGGTGTGGATCTGGTGAAGGCGCAGCTTCGGATCGCGCAGGGCGAGAAGCTTTCGGACATTGTGCCGAAGGTACCGGAGATTCGCGGTCACGCGATCGAGTGCCGCATCAATGCGGAGCATCCGGAGAAGTTCACGCCGTCCGCGGGTAAGATTACGGCGTATAACGTTCCCGGCGGCAACGGGGTTCGGGTGGATACGGCGCAGTATGCGGAGGGTGTGGTGCCTCCGTATTACGACTCGTTGATCGCCAAGCTGATCTGCCATGGCAAGGATCGCGAAGAGGCGATGAACAAGATGCAGAGGGCGCTGAGCCAGTTTGTGGTGCAGGGGATTCATACGACGATTCCGCTGCATCAGAAGATCTTTGCGGATCCGGAGTTTCGTTCTGGGGCCTTCGATACGAAGTTCATGGAGCGGTTTTTCGAGCGGCAGAAGCAGGGGTAA
- a CDS encoding ABC transporter ATP-binding protein: MAIETLAPVQPTTEFPNADGPHPGDVIVTSNLWKTYVMGDQQVNALRGVNLRIKHGEYVAIMGPSGSGKSTLMNLIGCLDSPSKGSYWLNGHDVSKLNDDELARIRNKEIGFVFQTFNLLARATSLHNVELPLIYNGTPAAERTARARAVLESVNLGSRMMHKPNELSGGQRQRVAIARALVNSPSIILADEPTGNLDSKTSVEIMGLFDTLHAKGNTIVVVTHEPDIAEYAHRVITIRDGSVASDQPSSRITGQKLSH; encoded by the coding sequence ATGGCCATCGAAACCCTAGCACCCGTACAGCCCACCACCGAGTTCCCCAACGCCGACGGCCCCCACCCCGGCGACGTCATCGTCACCAGCAATCTCTGGAAGACCTACGTCATGGGCGACCAGCAGGTCAACGCCCTCCGCGGCGTCAATCTGCGCATCAAGCACGGCGAGTACGTCGCCATCATGGGCCCCTCGGGCTCCGGCAAGTCGACCCTGATGAACCTCATCGGTTGTCTGGACTCGCCCTCCAAGGGCAGCTACTGGCTCAACGGACACGACGTCTCCAAGCTCAACGACGACGAACTCGCCCGCATCCGCAACAAAGAGATCGGCTTTGTCTTCCAGACCTTCAACCTCCTCGCCCGCGCCACCAGCCTCCACAACGTCGAGCTCCCTCTTATCTACAACGGCACACCAGCAGCCGAGCGCACCGCACGCGCCAGGGCCGTGCTCGAGTCGGTCAATCTAGGCTCCCGCATGATGCACAAGCCCAACGAACTCTCCGGCGGTCAGCGCCAGCGCGTCGCCATCGCGCGCGCCTTGGTAAACTCACCCTCCATCATCCTCGCCGACGAACCCACCGGAAATCTCGACTCCAAAACGTCCGTCGAGATCATGGGTCTCTTCGACACCCTCCACGCCAAGGGCAACACCATCGTCGTCGTCACCCACGAGCCTGACATCGCCGAATATGCACACCGCGTCATCACCATCCGCGACGGCTCGGTAGCCAGCGATCAGCCCTCCAGCCGCATCACCGGCCAGAAGTTGAGCCACTAG
- a CDS encoding aminopeptidase P family protein, whose product MNYKARQKKAVRRVGKLAEALLVTHLPDVRYLSGFTGSNAALVLVGAKAMLFTDGRYTAQAQAEAVGTKVTIAAKSAVVAACEWMEAAGVTRCGFDGTQTTVAALTRMEAGLSKAFGVKARREMFVDVGALVARLREVKDEDEIAILRRAALLGCGLFDHMLGFIEGGMTEMAVAAELEYRARLAGSEAMSFETIVASGERSALPHGRATLAKIPKRGFVTLDFGVVVDGYSSDMTRTVHMGRARGPVKASAVPGERDVYDLVLEAQESAVRAVKPGASAGDVDEAARSVLRRAGLDGFFSHSTGHGVGLEIHEGPRLAAKQTQTLEAGMVVTIEPGVYLPGSFGLRIEDMVLVSAVGGEVLTPSPKAWIEL is encoded by the coding sequence ATGAACTATAAGGCGCGGCAGAAGAAGGCAGTGAGGCGTGTGGGGAAGTTGGCGGAGGCGCTGCTGGTGACGCATCTGCCGGATGTCCGTTATTTGAGTGGATTTACTGGGTCGAACGCGGCGCTGGTACTGGTTGGCGCGAAGGCGATGCTGTTTACCGACGGACGCTACACCGCGCAGGCCCAGGCCGAGGCAGTGGGGACGAAGGTGACGATCGCGGCGAAGTCGGCGGTCGTGGCGGCGTGTGAGTGGATGGAGGCAGCGGGCGTGACGCGGTGCGGCTTCGATGGCACGCAGACGACCGTGGCGGCGTTGACGCGGATGGAGGCGGGGCTTTCGAAGGCGTTCGGGGTGAAGGCGCGGCGGGAGATGTTTGTGGATGTCGGCGCACTGGTGGCGAGGCTGCGCGAGGTGAAGGACGAGGATGAGATCGCGATTCTGCGGCGAGCGGCGCTGTTGGGGTGTGGGTTGTTCGACCACATGCTTGGGTTTATCGAAGGTGGTATGACGGAGATGGCCGTTGCGGCAGAACTGGAATACAGGGCAAGGCTGGCTGGCTCCGAGGCGATGAGTTTCGAGACGATCGTTGCCAGCGGGGAACGGTCCGCGCTGCCGCATGGCCGGGCCACGTTGGCGAAGATTCCCAAGCGGGGATTCGTCACGCTGGACTTTGGGGTGGTGGTGGACGGGTACTCGAGCGATATGACGCGGACGGTACATATGGGCCGGGCTCGGGGTCCGGTGAAGGCGAGTGCGGTTCCGGGCGAGCGGGACGTGTATGATTTGGTGCTGGAAGCACAGGAGTCGGCGGTCCGGGCAGTGAAGCCGGGCGCGAGTGCCGGCGATGTGGATGAAGCGGCACGCAGCGTGTTGCGGCGAGCGGGGCTGGATGGATTTTTCAGCCACTCGACGGGGCATGGTGTCGGGCTTGAGATTCATGAGGGGCCAAGGCTTGCGGCGAAGCAGACGCAGACGCTGGAGGCCGGTATGGTCGTTACAATTGAACCGGGCGTTTATCTGCCGGGCAGTTTTGGTTTGCGTATCGAAGATATGGTGCTGGTGAGTGCCGTGGGCGGCGAGGTTCTGACGCCGAGCCCGAAGGCCTGGATTGAGTTGTAA
- a CDS encoding amino acid permease, which yields MPTIFAKKSMEALMEESHEHGSHSLERSLGPFALTALGIGAVIGAGIFVLSGLGAQTAGPALMLAFVLSGLGCAFAGLCYAEFAAMIPLAGSAYTYAYATLGELFAWIIGWDLTLEYAMGASTVSSGWSNTFVEFLAIFHLKFPLWLAYDHWTGLKKAYEIVARQELMAAHPDFVSGTKVFSDALSALMSHPSPALTAAAHALLNAPKIGGVEIGFNLPAFLIALVITAVLVIGIKESANFNAGIVVLKVAVVLFVLGLGSHYVNRANWGQDWHTFAPFGVGGIGLAAGLVFFSYIGFDAVSTTAQEAKNPQRDMPIGMILSLAICTLLYIGVAAVLTGMVYWPQVNVEAPIVRAFLDRGLNTAANVVTIGSLAGLTSVMLVMLLGQSRVLYSMAKDGLLPRGFFGDVHPRFRTPWKGTILAGMLAAVVGSVTPIDDIGKMVNIGTLFAFVIVCISVIVLRRKDPNRHRPFRTPFVPAIPILGILFNGYMMYELGRANWIRLIVWLLIGLCVYFGYSRKHSRVQQGLTKSFE from the coding sequence ATGCCCACAATCTTTGCAAAGAAGTCGATGGAAGCACTGATGGAGGAGTCCCATGAACATGGGTCGCACTCCCTGGAACGCTCGCTGGGGCCATTTGCGCTGACGGCGCTTGGCATCGGCGCGGTGATCGGTGCGGGCATCTTTGTATTGAGCGGACTGGGCGCGCAGACGGCAGGGCCGGCTTTGATGCTGGCGTTTGTGCTGTCGGGGCTTGGCTGCGCGTTCGCTGGGCTCTGTTACGCAGAGTTCGCGGCGATGATTCCGCTGGCGGGGTCGGCCTACACGTATGCGTATGCGACGCTGGGTGAGCTGTTTGCGTGGATCATCGGCTGGGATCTGACGCTGGAGTACGCGATGGGCGCGAGCACGGTGAGCTCGGGCTGGTCGAACACCTTTGTGGAGTTCCTGGCAATCTTCCATCTGAAGTTTCCGCTTTGGCTGGCGTACGACCACTGGACGGGATTGAAGAAGGCCTACGAGATCGTGGCGCGGCAGGAGTTGATGGCGGCGCATCCGGATTTCGTTTCCGGAACGAAGGTTTTCAGCGATGCCTTGAGCGCGCTGATGTCGCATCCTTCGCCGGCGTTGACTGCTGCAGCCCATGCCTTGCTGAATGCACCGAAGATCGGTGGCGTGGAGATTGGGTTCAACCTGCCGGCGTTTCTGATTGCTCTGGTGATTACCGCAGTGCTGGTGATCGGGATCAAGGAGTCGGCGAACTTCAACGCGGGCATCGTAGTGCTGAAGGTTGCCGTGGTGCTGTTCGTGCTGGGGCTTGGTTCGCACTATGTGAACAGGGCGAACTGGGGACAGGACTGGCACACGTTTGCTCCGTTCGGTGTCGGCGGGATCGGGCTTGCGGCGGGGTTGGTGTTCTTCTCGTATATCGGGTTCGACGCGGTCTCGACTACGGCTCAGGAGGCGAAGAATCCGCAGCGGGATATGCCGATCGGCATGATTCTCTCGCTGGCGATCTGTACGCTGCTTTATATCGGCGTGGCGGCGGTGCTGACGGGCATGGTGTACTGGCCGCAGGTGAACGTCGAGGCCCCGATTGTGCGGGCGTTCCTCGATCGCGGATTGAATACGGCGGCGAATGTGGTGACGATCGGCTCGCTGGCCGGTTTGACGTCGGTGATGCTCGTGATGCTGCTTGGACAGAGCCGAGTGCTGTACTCGATGGCCAAGGATGGGCTGCTGCCGCGTGGGTTCTTCGGGGATGTCCATCCTCGTTTCAGGACACCGTGGAAGGGGACGATTCTGGCCGGAATGCTGGCAGCGGTGGTGGGATCGGTGACGCCGATCGATGATATCGGCAAGATGGTGAATATCGGCACGCTGTTCGCGTTTGTGATCGTGTGCATCTCGGTGATCGTGTTGCGGCGGAAGGATCCGAACCGGCATCGTCCGTTCCGTACGCCGTTTGTGCCGGCGATTCCGATTCTGGGGATCCTGTTCAACGGCTACATGATGTATGAACTGGGCAGGGCGAACTGGATTCGTCTGATCGTCTGGCTGCTGATTGGGCTTTGCGTTTACTTCGGATATAGCCGGAAGCATAGCCGGGTACAGCAGGGCCTTACGAAGAGTTTTGAGTAG
- the accB gene encoding acetyl-CoA carboxylase biotin carboxyl carrier protein, producing the protein MDGNNLDELKQLIEFLKANEIAEFDMEREDLKVRIKFAGEAPVAAAPGLDMAQLSRLMASAQAPVAAAPVAVAAPVAAAAPAVVEEKLHEVKSPIVGTFYESPSPGAPAFVKIGDIVEVGQVLCIVEAMKLMNEIESDVAGEVVKRIASSGQPVEYGQPLFAIRAK; encoded by the coding sequence ATGGACGGGAACAATCTGGACGAGCTGAAGCAGTTGATTGAGTTTTTGAAGGCGAACGAGATTGCCGAGTTCGACATGGAGCGCGAGGACCTGAAGGTCCGGATCAAGTTTGCGGGCGAGGCTCCTGTAGCAGCCGCCCCCGGGCTGGATATGGCACAGTTGAGCCGGCTGATGGCTTCGGCGCAGGCTCCGGTTGCGGCTGCTCCGGTCGCTGTTGCGGCTCCGGTTGCAGCGGCTGCACCTGCTGTGGTGGAAGAGAAGCTGCATGAGGTGAAGTCGCCGATCGTGGGGACCTTCTATGAGTCGCCCTCGCCGGGAGCCCCCGCGTTCGTCAAGATCGGGGACATCGTCGAGGTTGGGCAGGTGCTCTGCATCGTGGAAGCGATGAAGCTGATGAACGAGATTGAGTCCGATGTCGCCGGGGAAGTGGTGAAGCGGATTGCTTCGAGCGGGCAGCCGGTGGAGTATGGCCAGCCTTTGTTCGCGATTCGGGCCAAGTAA
- a CDS encoding acyltransferase family protein produces MSFPSLRRITASGAYLPEIDGLRFMAIFAVLVFHVLLLSQTYMGYYALPSNAFAHFTYDLMLNGRYGVPVFFAISGFILGLPFAKQYLNGGKKIGFGPYLMRRVTRLEPPYILSLLIRTGPVMAAKGYTFLWILPHLLASIFYLDMAIYRDYPVVQLVAWSLEIEIQFYLLIFLLAPLLFRAKATLRRCVFVFALFLPGTVQYYLWNYTGLSHHDLFFYSIGVWIQFFLAGMLVADIFVTDLGRIPSTWLWDVLSAVVWIVFFIVPDGGSQVFGPAMLVLLLLGAFKGKVFRWFYSLSPISIIGGMCYSIYLTHSLVLQALAFAYYKMAPRDPSYLRFVVSILIFIPLLIAAGAVFFVLIERPCMDRRWPQKLLAFLSGKREAPKKQAVTVDASLPR; encoded by the coding sequence GTGTCTTTTCCTTCGCTCCGTCGAATCACCGCCAGTGGTGCTTACCTGCCCGAGATCGACGGTCTCCGATTCATGGCGATCTTCGCGGTGCTGGTGTTTCACGTCCTTCTGTTATCCCAAACTTATATGGGATACTATGCGCTGCCTTCGAATGCCTTTGCGCACTTCACCTACGACTTGATGCTGAATGGACGCTATGGCGTTCCGGTATTTTTCGCCATCAGCGGCTTTATTCTCGGCCTTCCGTTTGCGAAGCAGTATCTCAACGGCGGCAAGAAAATCGGCTTTGGACCCTATCTGATGCGTCGGGTCACGCGTCTCGAACCCCCCTATATCTTGAGCCTCTTGATTCGCACTGGCCCGGTGATGGCGGCAAAGGGCTATACCTTCCTGTGGATTTTGCCGCATCTTCTGGCTAGCATTTTTTATCTGGATATGGCCATCTATCGGGATTACCCGGTGGTGCAGCTTGTTGCATGGTCGCTTGAGATCGAAATTCAGTTCTATCTGTTGATCTTCCTTCTTGCCCCTCTGCTCTTCCGCGCCAAAGCGACGCTGCGCCGTTGCGTTTTCGTTTTCGCGCTGTTTCTTCCGGGTACCGTGCAGTACTACCTGTGGAACTACACAGGTCTGTCGCATCATGATCTTTTCTTCTATTCGATTGGGGTCTGGATTCAATTCTTCCTGGCGGGGATGCTTGTCGCCGACATTTTCGTGACGGACCTTGGCCGGATTCCATCCACGTGGCTTTGGGATGTCTTGAGTGCTGTCGTGTGGATCGTCTTCTTCATCGTTCCGGACGGTGGCTCTCAGGTTTTCGGACCGGCTATGCTCGTTCTTCTGCTGCTTGGAGCATTCAAAGGGAAGGTCTTCCGGTGGTTTTATAGCCTGAGCCCTATTTCGATCATAGGTGGCATGTGCTATAGCATTTACCTTACGCACTCGCTGGTCCTGCAAGCTCTCGCTTTCGCTTACTATAAGATGGCGCCACGCGATCCAAGCTATCTTCGATTTGTAGTATCGATCCTGATCTTCATCCCGCTTCTTATTGCGGCAGGCGCAGTCTTTTTCGTGCTGATCGAGAGGCCTTGCATGGATAGGAGATGGCCGCAGAAATTGCTAGCTTTCCTTTCCGGCAAGAGGGAAGCTCCGAAGAAGCAGGCTGTCACCGTAGATGCCTCCCTTCCGCGTTGA
- a CDS encoding efflux RND transporter periplasmic adaptor subunit: MSTKKIIIIVVVVLVLIGIGIGTAVSNQGSVTPVATGKATKQDLVSIVSGTGQIKPKTYVNIGATAFGRITHLNVKEGDHVKKNDVLATVESVQPQATVAAQNATIAASRTDVSSYIAAEQTAQANIAQAQADLEQKKFDYGRAKALYEDKLIAKQDYDAKKAALDVSAATLQQRQAALAQAKAQTDSQRGHVNQAVASQRANYDALDKTISRAPFDGLVTNVPVREGETMVVGIQNAEGSTLMTLADMSVITAEVKVDETDIVNVEIGQTADITVDALPGRTFKGHVTQVGDQALLRTTGVATSQSTTGTEEAKDFKVVVTIDGVANQDDLRPGLSTTAKITTAHKPDALTIPIQSLVQRDPVAEAELFKHLGKPAATQASTGGNTAKPKLIQGVYVLNTVNKKLRVNFVPVTTGITGATDIEVVSGLKPGDEIVTGRYKVLRNLKSGTHVKIDNSVEATPTS; encoded by the coding sequence ATGAGCACAAAGAAAATCATCATCATCGTTGTCGTCGTTCTGGTCCTCATCGGCATCGGCATTGGCACCGCCGTCAGCAACCAGGGCAGCGTCACGCCCGTCGCCACCGGTAAGGCCACGAAACAGGACCTCGTCTCCATCGTCAGCGGCACAGGCCAGATCAAGCCAAAGACCTATGTCAACATCGGTGCCACCGCCTTCGGACGCATCACCCACCTCAACGTCAAAGAGGGTGACCACGTCAAGAAGAACGACGTCCTCGCCACTGTGGAGAGCGTTCAGCCCCAGGCCACCGTCGCCGCCCAGAACGCGACCATCGCCGCCTCCAGAACCGACGTCAGCTCCTACATCGCCGCCGAACAGACCGCCCAGGCGAATATCGCGCAGGCCCAGGCCGATCTCGAGCAGAAGAAGTTCGACTACGGCCGCGCCAAGGCCCTCTACGAAGACAAGCTCATCGCCAAGCAGGACTACGACGCCAAGAAGGCTGCGCTCGACGTCTCCGCCGCGACTCTGCAGCAGCGCCAGGCCGCGCTCGCCCAGGCCAAGGCCCAGACCGACTCCCAGCGCGGACACGTCAACCAGGCCGTTGCCTCGCAGCGCGCCAACTACGACGCCCTCGACAAGACCATCTCCCGCGCCCCCTTTGATGGCCTCGTCACCAACGTCCCCGTGCGCGAGGGGGAGACCATGGTCGTCGGCATCCAAAACGCCGAAGGCTCCACCCTCATGACCCTCGCTGACATGTCCGTCATCACCGCCGAGGTCAAGGTCGACGAGACCGACATCGTCAACGTGGAGATAGGACAGACCGCCGACATCACCGTCGACGCTCTCCCCGGCCGCACCTTCAAAGGCCATGTCACCCAGGTCGGTGACCAGGCCCTCCTCCGCACCACCGGCGTCGCCACCAGCCAGTCCACCACCGGCACCGAAGAGGCCAAGGACTTCAAGGTCGTCGTCACCATCGACGGCGTCGCCAATCAGGACGATCTTCGCCCCGGCCTCTCCACTACCGCCAAGATCACCACCGCGCACAAGCCCGATGCCCTCACCATCCCCATTCAATCGCTCGTCCAGCGCGATCCCGTAGCCGAAGCGGAGTTGTTCAAGCACCTCGGCAAGCCCGCGGCGACGCAGGCGTCAACCGGCGGCAACACCGCCAAGCCCAAACTTATCCAGGGCGTCTACGTCCTCAACACCGTCAACAAGAAGCTCCGCGTCAACTTCGTTCCCGTCACCACCGGCATCACCGGCGCGACGGACATCGAAGTCGTCTCCGGCCTCAAACCTGGCGACGAGATCGTCACCGGGCGCTACAAGGTTCTGCGCAATCTGAAGAGCGGGACCCATGTCAAAATCGACAACTCCGTCGAAGCGACCCCGACGTCTTAG
- the thiE gene encoding thiamine phosphate synthase, with the protein MIISRLYAIVDVDVLRAHGCRVRSFGEEMRRAGVGLVQYRNKNGTPEDMLRDAAILREVFAGTGATLLMNDRADLAALAGWDGVHVGQGDLAPADARMVAGAGSIVGISTHVAAEIEAASASCADYVAIGPVFATGTKLDASPVVGLEGVRRARMLTRKPLVAIGGITRANARSVIDAGADAVAVISGLIVKGECPGRIAEEFLELLR; encoded by the coding sequence ATGATTATCTCCCGGCTGTATGCGATTGTCGATGTAGATGTTTTGCGGGCGCATGGGTGCAGGGTGCGGTCGTTTGGAGAAGAGATGCGCCGGGCCGGAGTGGGGCTGGTGCAGTACCGGAACAAGAATGGGACACCCGAGGATATGCTGCGGGACGCGGCGATTCTGCGGGAGGTCTTCGCCGGGACGGGCGCTACATTGCTGATGAACGACCGGGCGGATCTGGCGGCGCTGGCCGGATGGGATGGGGTTCATGTGGGGCAGGGGGATCTGGCTCCGGCGGATGCGCGGATGGTTGCGGGGGCGGGAAGTATTGTGGGGATTTCTACGCATGTTGCGGCGGAGATTGAGGCCGCATCGGCCAGTTGCGCAGACTACGTTGCGATTGGGCCGGTGTTTGCCACGGGGACGAAACTGGATGCTTCGCCTGTGGTGGGCCTGGAGGGGGTACGGCGGGCGCGGATGCTGACTCGCAAGCCGCTGGTGGCGATTGGCGGAATCACCCGGGCGAATGCGCGGAGCGTGATCGACGCCGGTGCGGATGCGGTGGCGGTGATCTCGGGGCTGATAGTTAAGGGTGAATGTCCGGGACGGATTGCGGAGGAGTTTCTGGAGCTTTTGCGGTAG